A genomic region of Coraliomargarita sinensis contains the following coding sequences:
- a CDS encoding mechanosensitive ion channel, producing MAEFLSPFLEKLGSFMPDAFAAAIVLVIGIILAGLLRKGAAFMFSKLKIDERINKERENKLSVESPASTFIYYLALLYVLLLVLNILGVESVLQPLQDMFHEFVGYIPNIIAAGVIGFAGYILARIVSVVVGTAAKGLDALNKKLNLSSSVSLSKLAQQLVFLFIFVPILIVALDALEMAAISDPATGMLDDLMAAIPDIIGAAIILAVFFVVGKFVVSMVVELLKNLGADSLPEKLELKAIVGNDFSLSKVAGNVAFFFIMFGAVISALDKLDMPQIVTVLQGLLVLAGQILLGLVILAVGNFFANLAHKLLSRSEGESAIVASIARYAILALVLAIGLHAMGIAEDIVLLAFGLSLGAIAVAIALSFGLGGREAAGKHMEYLLSKFRKDG from the coding sequence ATGGCAGAATTCCTCTCTCCTTTCCTGGAAAAGTTAGGATCATTTATGCCCGATGCATTCGCCGCGGCGATTGTATTGGTCATCGGCATTATCTTGGCAGGGCTGTTGCGCAAAGGCGCGGCCTTTATGTTTTCTAAACTGAAGATCGACGAACGCATCAACAAAGAGCGCGAGAACAAGCTGAGTGTTGAATCGCCCGCATCAACATTCATTTATTATCTGGCGCTGCTTTACGTGCTGCTATTGGTGCTGAACATTCTTGGCGTGGAAAGTGTGCTGCAGCCGCTGCAGGACATGTTCCATGAATTCGTCGGTTACATCCCGAATATCATCGCGGCCGGAGTGATTGGCTTCGCCGGTTATATCCTGGCACGAATCGTCTCCGTCGTGGTGGGGACCGCCGCCAAGGGTCTCGATGCCCTAAACAAAAAGCTCAACCTGTCCAGCAGTGTCAGCCTCTCCAAGCTGGCACAACAACTGGTGTTCCTTTTCATCTTCGTGCCGATTCTTATCGTGGCGTTGGATGCCTTGGAAATGGCGGCCATTTCCGATCCGGCGACTGGTATGTTGGATGATTTGATGGCGGCGATTCCCGATATCATCGGAGCGGCCATCATTCTCGCGGTCTTCTTTGTCGTCGGGAAGTTCGTGGTCTCCATGGTAGTCGAACTCTTGAAGAACCTCGGCGCGGACAGTCTGCCGGAAAAACTCGAGCTGAAGGCCATCGTCGGCAACGATTTCTCGCTGTCCAAGGTGGCCGGGAACGTTGCTTTCTTCTTCATCATGTTCGGTGCGGTCATCTCCGCCCTGGATAAACTCGACATGCCCCAGATCGTGACGGTACTGCAGGGCCTTCTCGTGCTGGCCGGACAAATTCTGCTCGGTCTGGTCATCCTGGCAGTGGGCAACTTCTTCGCCAACCTGGCGCATAAGCTCCTCAGCCGGTCGGAGGGCGAAAGCGCCATTGTTGCTTCGATTGCCCGCTACGCGATTCTCGCTCTCGTGCTCGCCATTGGCCTGCATGCCATGGGCATCGCCGAGGATATCGTGCTGCTGGCCTTTGGGCTCTCGCTCGGTGCAATTGCCGTAGCGATAGCGCTGTCCTTCGGCCTCGGTGGCCGCGAAGCGGCCGGCAAGCACATGGAATACCTGCTCAGCAAGTTCCGGAAGGACGGCTAG
- a CDS encoding helix-turn-helix domain-containing protein gives MAKNEPVKSIVIEDVAEQRAMQPWVDMEFFQMGRGKRVGRMASVDLAAQQVVQEKQDVAVQKLGVMPDNICTVSCCAFDPDFRFSEIQAGETDAVFLLPGNAEFDVYVPAGAQTSYISFDQNELIGHLRVLDPERWEYPPKALWAIPGVPRSALESLVRQFYEVARSHGVNGRDRAFLRQMLLHEVAGMVTSSRGQDVPAMDRLRAFRVCRAALGYVEDRLSEDVLPTITDLCLEFGVSERTLQYGFQSYVNMSPQSYLRLCRLNRVRAVLRAPTSKEITVTEVATRFGFFHMGKFAQFYRLHFGETPSITLARGLKLMA, from the coding sequence GTGGCCAAAAACGAACCTGTCAAATCGATCGTCATCGAGGATGTGGCCGAGCAGAGAGCCATGCAGCCATGGGTGGATATGGAGTTTTTCCAGATGGGGCGGGGGAAGCGGGTCGGTCGCATGGCGAGTGTCGATCTTGCCGCGCAACAGGTCGTTCAGGAAAAACAGGATGTCGCGGTCCAGAAGCTGGGAGTCATGCCGGACAATATCTGCACCGTCTCGTGTTGCGCCTTTGACCCGGATTTTCGGTTTTCCGAGATTCAAGCCGGTGAGACGGATGCCGTCTTTCTCCTGCCAGGAAATGCGGAATTTGATGTCTATGTTCCGGCCGGAGCACAGACCAGCTATATCAGCTTTGACCAGAACGAACTGATTGGGCACTTGCGGGTGCTCGACCCCGAGCGATGGGAGTATCCGCCAAAAGCGTTGTGGGCCATTCCCGGAGTGCCCAGGTCGGCGTTGGAGAGTCTGGTGCGGCAGTTCTACGAAGTAGCACGGAGTCATGGCGTGAACGGTCGTGATAGAGCGTTCCTAAGGCAAATGCTCTTGCATGAGGTTGCGGGGATGGTGACGTCATCGCGCGGTCAGGATGTTCCTGCCATGGATCGCCTGCGTGCTTTCCGTGTTTGTCGTGCGGCGCTAGGCTATGTGGAAGATCGTCTGTCCGAGGATGTCTTGCCGACGATCACTGATCTTTGTCTGGAGTTCGGTGTTTCCGAGCGCACGCTGCAATATGGCTTTCAATCCTACGTCAATATGTCGCCTCAGTCCTATTTACGCCTCTGCCGACTGAATCGAGTGCGGGCTGTATTGAGGGCACCCACGTCGAAAGAAATCACCGTGACCGAGGTAGCCACCCGTTTTGGCTTTTTCCATATGGGGAAATTCGCTCAGTTCTACCGTCTGCATTTTGGTGAGACGCCCTCCATAACTCTTGCGCGTGGTTTAAAGCTGATGGCCTGA
- a CDS encoding MBG domain-containing protein — MNSQPTKQKPSLWQRCCLGLFSSLLIFPAGSLRALPSGLDLSHGQLNLSGGGDSMQIDQLSPQAIANWESFSIGAGQSLDIQQPGVDAVLLNRVIGADPSRLMGQLTANGRVYLINPNGVLVGRNASVNTAEFMASALDVADADFLDGDDLSLSGDTPASVVNFGRITASNGDIILVAHTVENAGELKAENGVAALAAGQSIVLSPNGDQRILVKTGLAESDAQEGVVHRGLIEAAQAELKAAGGNVYELAVNQSGIIRATGVTERDGRVLITAEDGVIGHSGHLQAVNENGSGGEVLLGGDYLGGNPDIDNAANTVVTEGARIDVSATADQADAGRVIVWSERGTRFLGQIVGRGGAAGGDGAFAEVSGREYLDFRGSADLSAPFGEAGELLLDPAALTIQADGTETALSPGGDPFLFQDDDDINSDPISVLLVSTLESQLANSDVALQTSFAGGSIVVDDPVSWTSGNSLFFNSLGSVNVNANLDAGAGDIVFGLGFATGGGGLGGPGPTVDADLLVDAAASVTAGSVAVRRYFSGELVGNSNDGPMGQVDFGGQLVADTLDLQYAELEGFGASPGGIEGPVNFGNPNNQIGRLTTSQSSGRIRGPVTITDGSGGLIIDGQLNDIGGNIEIITDGDLTLAPDAMLSTSGGLSADIILAARNGSFINNATAGATVLSPNSFDPGITARFLIYSDNPTDIVKGGLVADPVYDKTYANNAPGSITQTGNRFLYRLAPTLTLTANDLSKTQGDPNPTLTYSVSGIVGDDAQADVFSGDPTLTTTADATSLIGAYKIDIATGSVVLSDYGYGLELADGILLVERDGLANLLITADDFSRFYGDANPTFTASYDGFVGGDDASVVTGLQFTTAANPQSGVGNYDIVPSGASATDYNINYANGTLTVNPRLLTIRALDLSKTYGDALPAFDADFDGLASFDTEADISGLRFASLAANERADVGSYDIDPRDAANPNYDITLESGTATVNPRPVTITAPEVSREYGVPNPTLVASGSNFVFAEFNSNLVDFNEVAVDADVATYTLTPTGYSDPNYAPSFVPGTLEVTPAPLELSADSFSREYGLANPNFTFTDGNYRLGQGFGDVFSDFQLSTSASEASSVGSYLIEFTATQTNLNYDVSLNDGTLTVNKAPLAIAPLPAQRLYGDADPDFDLQVISGLRNGDTKAVVRREEFQARAGRGFDVGEYPLELIFAEATNYELSFVDSTLTVLPRPLTITAEDVSREYGESNPVFTARFDNLYELDDASDFPGLSFDTPADERSIPQTYGITTGGATNTNYDISYGQGILTVTKAPLSLRLNDVSRVYGNGNDLALSQVTIDTADGFKLDDDLNDVSLSNFVTTAEQTSNIGGYPITQDVSSQKYEVTIDQPANLIVTKRPLTALIDLSAAERTRVYGDAPIDLTGSLILGNLADGDSAGSVLEVIDPTTVTSPIGEYDFQANLLDSNYELQSFANTNFFIQQKVVDLRFEDVSGFYGEGEPDFFAFLDTDFLVPGDTPQTVLAQPTADTTELTEVGTYAIDTSSINSNYGISSVTGSFEIQPRPLFVQLIDAKRVYGSTNPADYDPFLREDIDSGLLGTTPLDAVIEITGPAQTADAGTYPLTADLINTNYSLEQFIGELTVTPRPITAAHLTTYQRPYGAANPTPQSFVDASSNNPNSGVATFETIDDVLRLQFPGVQADVGEYTFAELIQTNPNYEVSLAPDLETALTITRRQLFLSAGNIFRVYGDPNRSLQVENTFSLSDTGIASFDALPDVAVVNLPAQDADVGRYEITFDIINDNYTAGAINSINPNQTGAPYVQIDPRPLKAILPGVDRLYGEPNVRDEVVLEDSSLPEFTSMDALFEVNLPAMDALPGSYDVVEVLSDANYNLEIIAGSENMEIRRRELLIEAENSFGYYGDSDFSAELAVSGDGFASIDDPSSVFRITALEDLDQDSRSGYYPIDAFEGDDDRYEITFEPGVFTILPRPVQLDIADEIKDFDSVEALNDYLAEGNRVVPAEVSNLRSGDTIDDVFPIIRYQIVDADVVPGLPIQPTPETVDVPDVAALLKDASRIGSGIELSSSVSPDPRVEISRSGDLPDATEGVVNRFVTVLDGYDTERDYVLTSVDNGLFRLRLPTTPQQEIERTEYNETVGVITFSPNFGSTDELLEGPDLSVSSREITIRGPNDPLPTLDSLFRGGDYEIGMDMIMHYVDAFMDSGEDYVFEEGSLFYEITRSTSGSKEDITPFRVRRFFERNADNPELLSYLAYPLAEYSEAFLERDPESYTQAESQFADLLGDHLAEVRDEVAAKMEEKKDAWIERENEKPNNMADLFGKDVPWDDFMSEAAGDYVVDMLETKAAGSVAGGAAAGGAAAAGTAAVASTLFPNSVGLGAAALGVKTSLTAGSVAAGPAAIVGVAVVGSIARGIQVFENEEKKQFYDDFQNSVGSSIDPQSFSLSSDSENEATLNKTILSGAIANMLYSG, encoded by the coding sequence ATGAATTCCCAACCTACCAAGCAAAAACCGTCCCTGTGGCAGCGCTGCTGCCTCGGGCTTTTCAGCAGTCTGCTCATTTTTCCCGCCGGGAGCCTGCGGGCTTTGCCGAGCGGCTTGGATCTCAGTCACGGACAACTCAACCTGAGTGGCGGTGGCGATTCGATGCAGATCGACCAGCTTAGTCCGCAGGCGATTGCCAACTGGGAAAGCTTTTCCATCGGGGCGGGTCAATCACTCGACATTCAGCAGCCCGGCGTCGATGCGGTCCTGCTAAATCGTGTCATCGGTGCCGACCCTTCCCGTCTTATGGGGCAATTGACGGCCAACGGCCGGGTTTACCTGATCAACCCGAACGGCGTATTGGTGGGGCGTAATGCTTCCGTGAATACAGCGGAGTTTATGGCCTCGGCGCTCGATGTGGCGGATGCGGATTTTTTGGATGGTGACGATCTATCCCTCTCGGGTGATACGCCTGCAAGCGTGGTTAATTTTGGGCGTATTACCGCCTCCAATGGTGACATCATTTTAGTCGCGCACACGGTGGAAAACGCCGGCGAGCTTAAGGCGGAAAATGGCGTTGCTGCTTTGGCCGCCGGTCAATCGATTGTGCTCAGCCCGAATGGCGATCAGCGCATCCTCGTAAAAACCGGTCTTGCGGAAAGCGATGCGCAAGAGGGTGTGGTCCATCGCGGGCTGATTGAGGCGGCCCAAGCCGAGCTAAAAGCAGCGGGCGGGAACGTCTATGAACTCGCGGTGAATCAGTCGGGCATCATCCGTGCGACGGGCGTGACCGAGCGTGACGGGCGGGTTCTGATTACGGCCGAAGACGGCGTGATCGGTCACAGCGGCCACCTGCAGGCGGTCAACGAGAACGGCAGTGGCGGCGAGGTCCTGCTTGGTGGCGACTATCTCGGTGGGAATCCGGATATCGACAACGCCGCCAACACCGTGGTGACTGAAGGTGCCCGTATCGACGTGAGCGCGACCGCCGACCAGGCCGATGCGGGCCGTGTGATTGTGTGGTCCGAGCGGGGCACCCGCTTCCTCGGCCAAATTGTCGGGCGGGGTGGAGCCGCTGGTGGCGACGGTGCCTTTGCGGAGGTTTCGGGCCGGGAGTATCTGGATTTTCGGGGCAGTGCTGATTTGAGCGCCCCGTTTGGCGAGGCGGGAGAGCTTCTGCTCGATCCCGCCGCCCTCACGATCCAGGCCGACGGCACCGAGACGGCGCTTTCTCCGGGAGGCGATCCCTTCCTTTTTCAGGACGACGATGACATCAACTCTGATCCGATTTCTGTCCTCTTGGTCTCGACTCTGGAGTCGCAATTGGCGAACAGCGATGTTGCGCTGCAAACGTCCTTTGCCGGGGGCTCCATTGTGGTCGACGATCCGGTAAGCTGGACGTCGGGGAATTCACTCTTTTTTAATTCACTGGGCAGCGTGAACGTGAACGCCAACCTGGATGCCGGTGCGGGCGATATCGTTTTCGGCCTCGGCTTTGCCACGGGCGGAGGTGGACTGGGTGGTCCCGGACCAACAGTCGACGCCGACCTTTTGGTGGATGCCGCGGCATCGGTCACCGCCGGGTCAGTCGCGGTTAGGCGCTATTTTTCGGGGGAATTGGTCGGGAATTCGAATGACGGTCCCATGGGGCAGGTCGACTTTGGCGGGCAACTTGTCGCCGACACACTCGATTTACAATACGCAGAGCTTGAAGGATTCGGTGCCTCCCCCGGGGGGATTGAAGGCCCCGTTAATTTCGGGAATCCGAATAACCAGATCGGACGCCTGACCACCAGCCAGAGCAGCGGTCGGATCCGGGGACCAGTCACGATTACAGATGGCAGCGGCGGCCTCATCATCGACGGGCAACTCAACGATATAGGAGGCAACATTGAAATCATCACCGACGGTGATCTGACGCTGGCTCCCGACGCCATGCTCTCCACCTCCGGCGGCTTGAGCGCCGACATCATTCTGGCGGCCCGCAACGGGTCGTTCATCAACAACGCGACTGCGGGGGCAACGGTTCTCTCGCCTAATAGTTTCGATCCCGGCATTACGGCGCGGTTCCTCATTTACTCGGATAATCCCACGGATATCGTCAAGGGCGGCTTGGTGGCGGATCCGGTTTATGACAAGACCTACGCCAATAATGCACCCGGCAGCATCACGCAAACGGGCAACCGCTTCCTCTACCGCTTGGCCCCCACGCTGACCTTGACGGCCAACGACCTTTCCAAGACGCAAGGCGATCCGAATCCGACCTTGACTTACTCCGTTTCCGGTATCGTTGGAGACGATGCGCAGGCGGATGTCTTCAGCGGCGACCCCACGCTCACGACAACCGCAGACGCCACCAGCCTGATCGGGGCATACAAGATCGACATTGCCACCGGAAGCGTCGTGCTCTCGGATTACGGCTACGGGCTCGAACTGGCCGATGGTATTCTCTTGGTGGAGCGTGACGGGCTCGCTAATTTGCTGATCACGGCTGATGATTTCAGCCGATTCTACGGCGATGCCAATCCGACCTTTACCGCAAGCTACGACGGTTTTGTCGGTGGGGATGACGCCTCCGTTGTGACCGGGTTGCAGTTCACGACCGCCGCAAATCCCCAATCGGGCGTCGGGAATTATGACATCGTTCCCTCGGGTGCGTCAGCGACTGATTACAATATCAATTATGCCAACGGCACCCTGACGGTGAACCCAAGGCTGCTGACCATTCGTGCGCTTGACCTCAGTAAAACTTACGGCGATGCGCTGCCAGCCTTCGACGCCGATTTCGACGGCCTGGCTTCATTCGATACCGAGGCCGATATTTCGGGATTACGCTTTGCTTCGCTCGCCGCCAATGAGCGAGCCGATGTCGGAAGCTACGACATCGACCCACGTGATGCCGCCAATCCGAATTACGATATCACCCTGGAATCCGGCACCGCCACGGTGAACCCGCGCCCGGTAACCATCACTGCCCCCGAGGTTAGCCGCGAGTATGGCGTGCCCAACCCGACTCTTGTCGCCAGCGGTAGCAATTTTGTCTTTGCCGAGTTCAATAGCAACCTGGTTGATTTCAACGAGGTGGCGGTTGATGCCGATGTGGCGACCTACACGCTGACGCCCACCGGGTATTCCGATCCGAATTATGCTCCGAGCTTTGTGCCGGGGACTCTTGAGGTGACTCCGGCCCCGTTGGAGCTGAGCGCGGATTCGTTCAGCCGGGAGTATGGCCTCGCAAACCCGAATTTCACGTTTACGGACGGCAACTACCGTCTGGGGCAGGGCTTCGGCGATGTCTTTAGCGATTTCCAGCTCTCGACCAGTGCGAGCGAGGCCAGCTCGGTGGGAAGCTACCTCATTGAATTTACGGCAACGCAGACCAACTTGAACTACGATGTGTCGCTGAATGACGGCACACTCACCGTCAACAAGGCACCGCTCGCGATCGCCCCGCTTCCCGCGCAACGCCTCTACGGCGACGCCGATCCCGATTTTGATCTTCAAGTTATCTCGGGGCTGAGGAACGGCGACACCAAAGCAGTCGTGCGCCGGGAGGAGTTTCAGGCCCGCGCCGGCCGCGGCTTCGATGTCGGCGAGTATCCGCTCGAACTCATCTTCGCCGAGGCCACCAACTACGAACTCTCTTTCGTTGACTCGACACTGACGGTGCTTCCGCGCCCGTTGACGATCACGGCCGAGGATGTCAGCCGCGAATACGGCGAGTCCAACCCGGTCTTCACCGCACGTTTCGATAATCTTTATGAGCTCGACGACGCCTCCGACTTCCCCGGCCTGAGCTTTGATACCCCGGCTGATGAACGCTCGATCCCGCAAACCTACGGGATCACCACTGGGGGTGCGACGAATACAAATTACGACATTAGCTATGGTCAGGGGATCCTTACGGTGACCAAAGCTCCGCTCAGTCTTCGGTTGAATGACGTCAGCCGGGTGTATGGCAACGGCAACGATCTCGCGCTCAGCCAGGTCACGATCGACACCGCGGACGGCTTCAAACTCGACGACGATTTGAACGACGTTTCCCTCAGCAACTTCGTGACTACCGCGGAACAGACCTCGAATATCGGTGGCTACCCGATCACCCAGGATGTCAGCTCACAGAAATACGAGGTTACCATCGACCAGCCGGCCAATTTGATCGTAACCAAGCGGCCGCTGACGGCTTTGATCGACCTTTCGGCGGCCGAGCGGACCCGCGTTTACGGGGATGCGCCGATCGATCTTACGGGCAGCTTGATTTTGGGGAATCTCGCCGACGGCGACAGCGCCGGGTCCGTTCTCGAGGTCATCGATCCGACCACGGTCACCAGCCCCATCGGGGAATACGATTTTCAAGCCAATCTACTCGACTCGAATTACGAGCTCCAGTCTTTCGCCAATACGAATTTCTTCATCCAGCAAAAAGTCGTTGATCTCCGTTTCGAGGATGTGTCCGGCTTTTACGGTGAGGGCGAACCGGACTTCTTTGCTTTTCTGGACACCGATTTCCTCGTACCGGGAGATACACCGCAGACTGTGCTGGCCCAGCCTACGGCGGACACCACCGAGCTCACCGAGGTCGGCACCTATGCGATCGATACCTCAAGTATCAACTCCAACTACGGCATCAGTTCCGTCACAGGTAGCTTCGAGATCCAGCCGCGTCCGCTCTTCGTCCAGTTAATCGATGCCAAACGTGTTTATGGCAGCACCAATCCCGCGGATTACGACCCCTTCCTGCGCGAGGATATCGATTCCGGGCTCCTCGGGACGACGCCGCTGGATGCAGTAATCGAAATCACGGGACCGGCTCAAACGGCCGATGCCGGCACCTACCCACTCACGGCCGATTTGATCAATACCAACTATTCCCTAGAGCAGTTCATCGGCGAGCTTACGGTGACGCCGCGTCCCATCACTGCAGCCCATTTGACCACTTACCAGCGACCTTACGGTGCCGCAAACCCGACGCCGCAGTCGTTCGTCGACGCTTCGTCGAACAATCCGAACTCCGGAGTGGCGACCTTTGAGACGATCGACGACGTGCTTCGCCTTCAATTCCCGGGAGTGCAGGCCGACGTGGGCGAGTACACCTTCGCCGAACTCATCCAAACCAACCCGAACTACGAGGTGTCGCTCGCGCCCGACCTTGAGACCGCGCTCACTATCACGCGCCGGCAACTCTTCCTCAGCGCGGGGAATATTTTCCGTGTTTATGGCGACCCGAATCGTTCGCTGCAGGTGGAAAATACCTTTTCCTTGAGCGACACGGGGATCGCCAGCTTCGATGCTCTGCCTGACGTCGCTGTCGTCAACCTCCCCGCTCAAGACGCCGATGTCGGTCGATACGAAATTACTTTCGATATCATCAATGACAACTACACGGCGGGTGCCATTAACTCGATCAATCCGAACCAGACAGGAGCTCCCTATGTTCAGATCGATCCGCGCCCACTGAAGGCGATCCTCCCCGGGGTCGACCGGCTTTACGGCGAGCCCAATGTACGCGATGAGGTCGTGCTGGAAGACAGCTCGCTTCCCGAATTCACCAGCATGGATGCGCTTTTCGAGGTCAATCTTCCCGCCATGGATGCCCTTCCGGGCAGCTACGACGTGGTCGAGGTCTTGTCGGACGCGAATTACAACCTGGAAATTATTGCCGGCAGTGAGAACATGGAGATTCGCCGGCGAGAACTGCTGATCGAAGCCGAAAACTCCTTTGGCTATTATGGTGACAGTGATTTTAGCGCCGAGCTAGCGGTTTCCGGTGACGGCTTTGCTTCCATCGACGATCCGAGTTCGGTCTTCCGAATTACCGCCTTGGAGGATCTCGATCAGGATTCCCGTAGCGGCTACTATCCGATCGATGCCTTCGAGGGGGATGACGATCGCTATGAGATTACGTTCGAGCCCGGAGTCTTCACGATTCTTCCCCGCCCTGTCCAGCTGGACATCGCGGACGAGATCAAGGATTTTGATTCGGTCGAGGCATTGAACGACTACCTGGCGGAGGGGAACCGGGTTGTTCCGGCAGAGGTCAGCAATCTTCGCTCCGGCGATACCATCGATGATGTTTTCCCGATCATCCGGTATCAGATTGTCGACGCGGATGTGGTCCCCGGCTTACCCATACAGCCGACTCCGGAGACCGTCGATGTGCCCGACGTGGCTGCGTTGCTCAAAGACGCGAGTCGGATTGGCAGCGGAATCGAACTGAGCTCCTCCGTGTCTCCGGATCCTCGCGTGGAGATTTCGCGCAGCGGCGATCTCCCCGATGCGACTGAAGGTGTCGTCAATCGCTTTGTCACCGTTCTGGACGGCTACGATACCGAGCGGGATTATGTGCTTACCTCGGTGGATAATGGTCTTTTCCGATTGCGTTTGCCGACGACGCCGCAGCAGGAGATCGAAAGGACCGAGTATAACGAAACGGTCGGGGTGATTACTTTTTCGCCAAATTTTGGTTCAACGGACGAGTTGTTGGAAGGCCCGGATCTTTCGGTGTCGAGCCGCGAGATCACCATTCGTGGCCCCAACGACCCACTGCCGACCTTGGATTCCCTCTTTCGTGGTGGAGATTACGAGATCGGGATGGATATGATCATGCACTATGTGGATGCGTTCATGGATTCCGGCGAGGACTACGTTTTCGAAGAAGGTTCGCTGTTCTACGAGATCACGCGGAGCACTTCGGGGTCGAAGGAGGATATCACGCCGTTCCGCGTGCGTCGGTTCTTCGAGCGCAACGCGGATAATCCGGAGCTATTAAGCTATCTGGCCTATCCGCTCGCCGAATACAGCGAGGCATTCCTTGAAAGAGATCCGGAGAGCTATACGCAGGCGGAGAGTCAATTCGCGGATCTTTTGGGCGACCACTTGGCCGAGGTCCGGGACGAAGTCGCCGCAAAAATGGAAGAGAAGAAGGATGCTTGGATCGAGCGCGAGAATGAGAAGCCCAATAATATGGCTGATCTCTTTGGCAAAGACGTACCCTGGGATGACTTCATGAGTGAAGCGGCCGGGGATTACGTCGTCGATATGTTGGAGACGAAAGCGGCAGGATCTGTTGCGGGTGGGGCGGCCGCAGGCGGGGCAGCCGCTGCGGGTACGGCTGCTGTGGCGAGCACACTTTTTCCAAACTCAGTCGGTCTGGGAGCTGCCGCCCTTGGCGTGAAAACCTCACTAACCGCAGGTTCTGTCGCCGCCGGACCGGCTGCGATCGTGGGCGTTGCCGTGGTCGGCAGTATCGCCCGGGGCATACAGGTCTTTGAGAACGAGGAAAAGAAACAGTTCTACGACGACTTCCAAAACAGTGTGGGCAGTTCCATTGACCCTCAATCGTTCAGCCTGTCCAGCGACTCGGAAAACGAGGCGACCCTGAATAAGACAATTCTCTCCGGTGCGATCGCCAACATGCTCTACTCGGGCTGA